In Pantoea agglomerans, the genomic stretch CCGCTTCGGCGATGGCGCGGCAGTTCGGCTCGCTGCCGGGGCGCGAGGTGGTAAAAGAGGAGTTGTTGATCTCCAGCGCCACATTGTAATGCGCGGCCGCTTCGGCGACGGCGCGGATATCGATCGGAAACTTCGGGTTGCCCGGATGGCTGATGATATGCGCCACGCCGTTCGCCATGGTGGCGATCATCGCGTCAGTGTGATGGCTCTTGTCGCGCGGCGCGTAAACCGGCTCGTGAAAACCAGCGATAATCAGATCCAGCGAGCCGAGCATCGGCCCGGTGCAGTCGATTTCACCCTGCTGGTTTTTAATATTGGCTTCGATGCCGCGCAAAATGCCGACGCCGTCGATCACGCGCGGCCAGATTTTCATATTCACAAAGTGCCAGTAGTGTGGCGCGTCGGCCATATCGGGGCCGTGATCGGTAATGGCAAAGAGTCGGATGCCGTTGTTTTTCGCCTGTGCGACATAGTCGTGCAGCGTGCTGTAGGCGTGGGTACTGGCGACGGTATGCATATGCAAATCAACGGGGTACATTATTTTCTCCTTTCAGCCGCCCGCCCGGGCGGTCAATAAATTAACGGGAATGCTCAGTAGCCGCGCTGGCGGTCGACGCAGCCCGACGGTTGCTCGCCCGCCTCGATGGCACCGATGCCGCGCGTAATGGCGTCCATCGCCTCGTCCGTCAGCGTCAATGCCGCAATATGCGGCGTGACGGTGACGCGCGGATGACGCCACAGCGGATTCTCCTGCGGCAGCGGCTCCTGCTGGAACACATCAAGCGCGGCGGCGCGCAGCTGCCCGCTCTCCAGCGCCGCCAGCAGATCCGCCTCCACCACCTGCGCGCCGCGCGCCATATTGAGAAAACAGGCGTGCGGCGGTAGCTGGCTCAGCGTATGCGCGTTAAACAGGTTAAGGGTTTCCGGCGTAGTGGGCAGCAGGTTGATCGCCACCTGCGTGCCGCGCAGAAAGTCGTCGAGGCTCTCACGTCCGGCAAAGCTCTCGACGCCGGCGATGCGCTTCGGCGTGCGGCTCCAGACCCGCAGCGGAAAACCCCAGGGCCTGAGCGCCTCAATGACGCTCTGCCCCAGCACGCCTGCGCCGAGCACGCCGACGCTGAACGCCTCGCGCGCCACCGGCGGCAAAGGCTGCCACTGCGCCTGCCGCTGCTGCCTGGCGTAGTCGTCGAAGCGGCGGAACCAGCCAAGCACGCAGCAGAGCGCATACTCCTGCATCTGGCGCGCCATACCGCTATCCTCCAGGCGGACCAGCGGCACCGACGGCGGCAGCATATCGGGGTAGCGCGCCAGCCGGGAGAGAATATCGTCGACGCCCGCCCCCATAACGAATACGCCGCGCAGGCCGGAACGGTGCGCCAGCATCTCGCGCGGCGGCTGCCACAGAATAGCGTAATCGGCGGGCGCGTCGTCGCCCGGCTGCCAGCGCCGCACCCGCGCCTGGGGCAACCGCCGCTGCATGCCCGTCAGCCAGACGTCGCCATCCTGCGTCGGGTGATACCAGATAATATCCATCTCGCTCCTCGTTTTTTGCCCTCAGCCTCCGGTAAAAGCGGCGTCAGGGCAAGCAAAAACCACCGCCCCGCCGCCAGCTTCTGTTCCGGTCTGCTTCACATTTCCGCAGTCTCGTTGCGCCACGTTGTCAGTTTACGACTAAAGTTGTTTGAGTGGTCAATGCGTTACGCGCGGCCGCCTTTCGGACAAGGAGAAAAACCGATGAAGAAAACTGTGGTAACCGCGCCTGTCGGGCGTCATGGAGTCGCGCCAGTGCTGCTGACTCTGCTGCTGGGGTTGCCTGCGCTGACGGCGCAGGCAGAGGACAATTCACGCATGCTCAGCAGCCAGCCGCAGCCGCCCGATGTCCGGCTGGGGCCGTTGTTTAGCGCGGTACAGCAGGCGAAATTCTATCCCGACCAGAAAACCTTCGCCGACGCGGTGCCTAAGTTCGATCCCGCGTCGATTCTGGCAGACTGGCAGATGCAGAAAAATCAGCGCAACTTCGATCTGAAGCGTTTCGTCGCCAGCAACTTTACCCTGCCCGCCGCGGGCGAAAAGTATGTGCCGCCCGCCGGACAGAGCCTGCGCGCCCATATCGACGGCCTGTGGCCGGTGCTGACGCGCACCGCCAAAAGCGCCGGCCGCTACGATTCACTGCTGCCGCTGCCGAAGCCCTACGTGGTGCCGGGCGGCCGCTTCCGCGAGGTCTACTACTGGGACAGCTATTTCACCATGCTCGGCCTGGCGGAGAGCGGCCACTGGGATCGCGTGCAGGATATGGTGGATAACTTTGCGTGGGAGCTGGACACGTACGGCCATATTCCCAACGGCAACCGCAGCTACTACCTCAGCCGCTCGCAGCCGCCTTTCTTTAGCCTGATGGTCGATCTGCTGGCGACCCACGAGGGCGACGCGGCCTACAGCAAATATCTGCCGCAGCTGCAGAAAGAGTATGACTACTGGATGGCGGACAGCGATAGCGTCGCCGCTGGCCAGGCGAGCAAGCGCGTCATCAAGCTGGCGGACGGCACCCTGCTTAACCGCTACTGGGACGCGCGCGACGTGCCGCGCACCGAATCCTGGCTGGATGACGTTAATACCGCGAAAAAAGCGCCACAGCGCGACAAAGGCGAACTTTACCGCGACCTGCGTGCCGGTGCCGCCTCCGGCTGGGACTTCAGCTCGCGCTGGTTCAGCGACGCGCACAATCTCGCCTCGATCCGCACCACCCAGCTGGCGCCGGTCGATCTCAACAGCCTGATGTTCCATCTGGAGCAGACGCTGGCCAAAGCTTATCGCCTCGACAAGCAGCAGGATAAAGCGAAGCAGTTTGCCGATCTGGCAGAGAAGCGTCAGGCGGCGGTAAACCGCTATCTGTGGGATGAGAAGCAGGGCTGGTACGCTGACTACGACACGAAAACGCGTCAGGCCAGCCCGCAGCTCACCGCCGCGGCGCTCTTCCCGCTCTATATGCAGCTGGCCAGCGACCGGCAGGCGGATCGCACCGCCTCGGCGGTTGAGAAACAGCTGCTGAAAGCGGGCGGCCTGCTTACCACCACGGTAAATAATGGCCAGCAGTGGGACGCCCCCAACGGCTGGGCGCCGCTGCAGTGGGTGGCGGTGGAAGGTCTGGAGCACTACAACAAGCCGCAGCTGGCGCAGCAGGTTGGCATGCGCTTCCTGCAGAACGTACAGACCACCTACGACAAAGAGCATAAGCTGGTCGAGAAGTACGTGGTCGACGGGCCGAACCTCGGCGGCGGCGGCGGCGGTGAATATCCGCTGCAGGACGGCTTTGGCTGGACCAACGGCGTGACGCTGATGCTGCTCGACAAGTACTGTCCGAAAGAGAAAACCTGCAACAGCGTGCAGGATCTTCCCCAGGCCGCAGCGACGGCGAAGTAATCCTCTCAGGCGAAGGGCCGCTCCCGGCTCTTCGCTTCCTTTTTTTAACGCCTCCCCTCTAACAATCCTTGAAACATTTTTGACATATTGATAATAATTCTCACTCTGATTTTAAGAATCTTTATCAATAATGTGCCGCCTGCCAGGGGCGGACCGAACAAGGACAGGACATGACGCTGCCGTTTCCCCCTCATCGCTGCGCCCTGCTGTGCGCGCTGGCGATGACTCTGCCCGCCGCCAGCCTGGCGGCCGACACGCTAATGGTGACCGCCTCCCCCCAGGAGAGCGCCGACGCCCCGACCCAGGGCTATCTCGCCACCACCAGCGCGGGCGCCACCAAAAGCGATCGCCCGCTGGTGAAGACGCCGCAGTCGGTGTCGGTGATCACCCGCCAGCAGATAGACGATCAGGGCGCCATCGATCTCAACCAGGTGCTGAACTATACGCCCGGGGTGTTCACCAACTTTGGCGGCGCGGCAACGCGCTATGACACCATTTCGCTGCGCGGCTTCCACGGCGGCGACGTGGATAACACCTTCCTTGACGGCCTGCGCCTGATGAGCGACGGCGGCAGCTATAACGTTTTGCAGGTCGATCCCTGGTTTCTGGAGCGCGTCGACGTCATTAAAGGCCCCTCTTCTGCCCTTTACGGCCAGACGGTGCCGGGCGGGCTGGTGAACCAGACCACGCGCCGCCCGCAGTTCAGCGAAGCGGGCCATTTTCGGCTGACGGCGGGCACGCAGAATACGCGCGGCGCAGCCTTCGACTACACCAACGCCATCAGCAACGAGTGGGCGTTTCGCCTGACCGGGATGACGCGCAACAGCGATACCCAGTATGACCATACGCGCGAGGAGAAGTATGCGCTGATGCCGCAGCTGATGTGGCAGCCCACGGAAGATACGCAGCTGCTGCTGCGCGCTTATCTGCAAAAAGATCCGTCGGGCGGCTATCACGGCTCGGTGCCGGGCGACGGCGCGCTGAGTGCCCATAACGGCGCGAAGCTCAGCACCGGCTTTTACGACGGCGATCCGTCGCTGGACCAGTTCAAGCGCCGCGAGCAGATCTACAGCTATGACTTCCAGCATCACTTCAGCGACGTCTGGTCATTTACCTC encodes the following:
- a CDS encoding phosphatase, which gives rise to MYPVDLHMHTVASTHAYSTLHDYVAQAKNNGIRLFAITDHGPDMADAPHYWHFVNMKIWPRVIDGVGILRGIEANIKNQQGEIDCTGPMLGSLDLIIAGFHEPVYAPRDKSHHTDAMIATMANGVAHIISHPGNPKFPIDIRAVAEAAAHYNVALEINNSSFTTSRPGSEPNCRAIAEAVRDAGGKLAFGSDSHTAFTLGQFEHCLRITRAVDFPEDRVLNVTPRRLLDFLEQRTGKQIAELADF
- the ghrA gene encoding glyoxylate/hydroxypyruvate reductase GhrA, with the translated sequence MDIIWYHPTQDGDVWLTGMQRRLPQARVRRWQPGDDAPADYAILWQPPREMLAHRSGLRGVFVMGAGVDDILSRLARYPDMLPPSVPLVRLEDSGMARQMQEYALCCVLGWFRRFDDYARQQRQAQWQPLPPVAREAFSVGVLGAGVLGQSVIEALRPWGFPLRVWSRTPKRIAGVESFAGRESLDDFLRGTQVAINLLPTTPETLNLFNAHTLSQLPPHACFLNMARGAQVVEADLLAALESGQLRAAALDVFQQEPLPQENPLWRHPRVTVTPHIAALTLTDEAMDAITRGIGAIEAGEQPSGCVDRQRGY
- the treA gene encoding alpha,alpha-trehalase TreA, which encodes MKKTVVTAPVGRHGVAPVLLTLLLGLPALTAQAEDNSRMLSSQPQPPDVRLGPLFSAVQQAKFYPDQKTFADAVPKFDPASILADWQMQKNQRNFDLKRFVASNFTLPAAGEKYVPPAGQSLRAHIDGLWPVLTRTAKSAGRYDSLLPLPKPYVVPGGRFREVYYWDSYFTMLGLAESGHWDRVQDMVDNFAWELDTYGHIPNGNRSYYLSRSQPPFFSLMVDLLATHEGDAAYSKYLPQLQKEYDYWMADSDSVAAGQASKRVIKLADGTLLNRYWDARDVPRTESWLDDVNTAKKAPQRDKGELYRDLRAGAASGWDFSSRWFSDAHNLASIRTTQLAPVDLNSLMFHLEQTLAKAYRLDKQQDKAKQFADLAEKRQAAVNRYLWDEKQGWYADYDTKTRQASPQLTAAALFPLYMQLASDRQADRTASAVEKQLLKAGGLLTTTVNNGQQWDAPNGWAPLQWVAVEGLEHYNKPQLAQQVGMRFLQNVQTTYDKEHKLVEKYVVDGPNLGGGGGGEYPLQDGFGWTNGVTLMLLDKYCPKEKTCNSVQDLPQAAATAK